In one window of Mytilus trossulus isolate FHL-02 chromosome 7, PNRI_Mtr1.1.1.hap1, whole genome shotgun sequence DNA:
- the LOC134726999 gene encoding N-acetyltransferase 9-like protein: MRKNQNVKIKGEKVTLIPYEALHVPKYHSWMQSEELQELTASEPLSLEEEYDMQRSWREDEKKCTFIVLQTVGVDEEQDEIGQMIGDVNIFFNEEEDLHCGEIEIMIAEPKARGKGCGKEALFSMMRYGIEELNMKRFTAKIGMDNKPSLAMFKSIGFSEISRSEVFSEITLELNIDDDFKKTLYDKTNMFQILNYR; this comes from the exons ATgaggaaaaatcaaaatgtgaaaataaaagGCGAGAAAGTCACACTTATTCCATACGAAGCTCTCCATGTACCCAA gTACCATTCTTGGATGCAAAGTGAAGAATTACAAGAGCTGACTGCATCAGAACCATTGTCATTGGAAGAGGAATATGATATGCAAAGAAGCTGGAGAGAAGATGAAAAGA AATGTACCTTTATAGTTCTACAAACTGTGGGTGTTGATGAAGAACAAGATGAAATAG gCCAAATGATTGGTGATGTTAATATTTTCTTCAATGAAGAGGAAGATTTACACTGTGGGGAAATAGAAATTATGATTGCAG aacCAAAGGCCAGAGGTAAAGGTTGTGGGAAGGAAGCCTTGTTTTCAATGATGAGATATG GAATAGAAGAACTTAATATGAAgagatttacagcaaaaattggCATGGACAACAAACCTAGTTTGGCAATGTTTAAAAGTATAGGATTTAGTGAG ATATCCAGGAGTGAAGTGTTCAGTGAGATAACTCTAGAACTAAATATTGATGATGACTTTAAGAAAACTCTgtatgacaaaacaaatatgttccAAATCTTAAACTACAGataa
- the LOC134726378 gene encoding uncharacterized protein LOC134726378, giving the protein MAELEDIDGKQSMTGELDLMRIDKHVGNVNEQNENGNTALHLAISSNSDIGILRSLLINGAQLDITNNDGYTPLECLQHGSWKTALSLLKLEKQFDFRDNNGGTLLHSLMDRLGDNIWGIVRPDDIEVGHIGHVEQDELIGLFWEGILREIHEYQIDLNLQDNFGNTPLHIAANFWPSSKNLDVMLTHFDNIDPFICDCSGNSFLHVYLTRHSVHDETEFDKRLFQGVYRNLSMHRIEKLLNTQNNEMETPLHVFVKTQFNNVNVSNLKRIIEAGSSVNLKNILGETVLHCLFRREMDTDYDNADITSNVYEDSNIENKIQNIKENCRFLVSRGADINLQNNKGESPIFLANSESVVGTMIDIGADVNITNSLGQSLLISVVNKRDVNLDIIRLLLMRGVNVNLVDIHGNNVLHFVAWHGTNPDILPELNKQGVSVVTDNLGQLPCTVAYNRGNYVQFKHVCRCPGELHIQRDHFLLTKEIISVQELKENSKKFDGIFKRFQPFRGNIHELLHLPSFGPITFEGESDLIKSVVKDLVVAICKKITEKHDYFSISLVDSGSVSEKTKVNLPNEFDFLCIFKELGKICFIDEEKTDSDPGYAYLKLKDEYKDHACKVLFDDNGYLDTFQIRDRIYTVIDDLFLSQEIFSHPNMSYVQDHFKGADCPTFHFTVLWQGCMYKHLKIDIDLVPSCQIMGWWPKYTIINSIYCDAQNILDEGAVLIIQTELDDDNNPYSKQRVSAIRAEQSHMRGLPQIAIDAYLLSKIVCNSPVYA; this is encoded by the exons ATGGCAGAGTTGGAGGACATCGATGGTAAACAGTCAATGACTGGTGAATTGGATTTAATGAGAATTGACAAACATGTTGGAAATGTAAATGagcaaaatgagaatggaaatactGCGCTTCATTTGGCAATTTCAAGTAATTCCGATATAGGAATATTAAGATCCTTGCTGATTAATGGTGCTCAATTGGATATCACAAACAATGATGGATATACACCTCTTGAATGTCTTCAACACGGATCATGGAAAACAGCGCTGAGTTTGTTAAAGTTAGAGAAACAATTTGATTTTCGAGACAACAATGGTGGAACGTTACTACATTCGTTGATGGATAGGTTAGGCGATAATATTTGGGGAATTGTAAGACCAGATGATATTGAGGTTGGTCATATCGGTCATGTTGAACAGGATGAGCTTATCGGTCTATTCTGGGAAGGTATTCTGAGAGAAATTCATGAATATCAAATTGATTTGAATCTTCAGGATAACTTTGGAAATACGCCGTTGCATATCGCTGCTAATTTCTGGCCCTCTTCAAAAAACTTAGATGTAATGCTCACTCATTTCGACAATATCGATCCATTTATTTGTGATTGTAGTGGCAACTCATTCCTTCACGTCTATTTAACAAGACATAGTGTCCATGATGAGACCGAATTCGACAAACGCCTTTTCCAGGGGGTATATCGCAACCTCTCAATGCATAGAATAGAAAAATTACTCAACActcaaaataatgaaatggaaacaccattgcatgtttttgttaaaactcAGTTCAACAACGTGAATGTATCCAATTTGAAGCGAATAATCGAAGCAGGTTCAAGTGTCAACCTTAAAAACATACTTGGAGAAACAGTACTTCATTGCCTATTCCGAAGGGAAATGGACACAGACTATGATAATGCTGACATCACTAGTAACGTATACGAAGAttcaaacattgaaaacaagATCCAGAATATCAAAGAAAACTGCAGGTTTCTTGTTTCCAGAGGTGCTGATATAAATCTGCAAAACAATAAGGGAGAATCTCCCATCTTTCTCGCTAATTCGGAAAGTGTTGTCGGTACTATGATAGATATTGGTGCTGATGTTAATATTACAAATAGTTTAGGACAATCGTTGTTAATTTCAGTTGTGAATAAACGCGATGTAAATTTGGATATTATTCGACTGTTGTTAATGAGAGGTGTTAACGTAAACTTAGTTGATATTCATGGTAATAATGTCTTGCATTTTGTTGCATGGCATGGTACAAACCCGGATATACTTCCAGAACTTAACAAACAGGGCGTTTCCGTCGTAACTGACAATCTGGGACAACTACCATGCACTGTTGCCTATAATAGAGGAAATTACGTTCAATTTAAACATGTGTGCAGGTGCCCCGGGGAGTTGCACATACAGAGAGATCATTTCTTATTGACGAAGGAAATTATATCAGTTCAAGAActcaaagaaaattcaaaaaagtttgaTGGGATCTTTAAGAGATTTCAACCTTTCCGAGGAAACATACATGAACTCCTGCATTTACCTAGCTTTGGACCAATTACATTTGAGGGCGAGTCAGATTTGATCAAATCAGTTGTAAAGGACCTTGTTGTAGCTATCTGCAAGAAAATAACTGAAAAGCACGACTACTTCTCGATATCTCTTGTTGATTCTGGTAGTGTTTCAGAGAAGACAAAGGTAAATCTGCCAAACGAATTcgattttttgtgtatttttaaagaactaggtaaaatatgttttattgatgAAGAAAAAACGGATAGTGATCCAGGTTATGCATACTTGAAGTTAAAAGATGAATACAAGGACCATGCATGCAAAGTACTTTTTGACGATAATGGATATCTTGACACATTTCAGATCCGTGATAGAATATATACTGTTATTGACGACTTATTTTTGTCGCAGGAAATTTTTTCTCATCCTAATATGTCATATGTTCAAGACCATTTTAAGGGTGCAGACTGTCCAACATTTCATTTTACTGTTTTGTGGCAAGGATGTAtgtataaacatttgaaaatagaCATTGACTTGGTTCCTTCCTGTCAGATAATGGGCTGGTGGCCGAAGTATACAATCATTAATTCAATTTACTGTGATGCTCAGAACATTTTAGATGAGGGTGCCGTTTTGATTATTCAGACTGAATTAGATGACGACAATAATCCATACTCAAAGCAAAGAGTTTCAGCAATCAGAGCTGAGCAATCTCATATGCGAGGATTACCACAGATTGCAATTGATGCATATCTTCTGTCAAAAATTGTGTGTAACTCTC CTGTGTATgcttaa